The proteins below are encoded in one region of Streptomyces sp. NBC_00490:
- a CDS encoding PadR family transcriptional regulator — protein sequence MLELSILGFLAEEPLHGYELKERIKALSGHVRPVSDGALYPAITRLIKAGKLDQHEEPGASAAPRRILSLTDAGREELLERLRHPKQAEITDQVRFNTVLSFLRHLPDRREQAEVLRRRLDFLNAPTSFFYDGGEPVRAEETDDLFRAGMLRVARATGTAERAWLTEAIETLGQPSRARR from the coding sequence GTGCTGGAGCTGTCGATCCTGGGCTTCCTGGCCGAAGAGCCCCTGCACGGCTACGAGTTGAAGGAGCGCATCAAGGCGCTCAGCGGCCATGTCCGCCCGGTCAGCGACGGCGCCCTCTACCCGGCGATCACGCGCCTCATCAAGGCCGGCAAGCTCGACCAGCACGAGGAGCCCGGCGCGAGCGCGGCGCCGCGCCGCATCCTCTCCCTCACCGACGCGGGCCGCGAGGAGCTGCTGGAGCGTCTGCGCCACCCCAAGCAGGCCGAGATCACCGACCAGGTCCGCTTCAACACGGTCCTGTCGTTCCTGCGGCACCTGCCCGACCGCCGCGAACAGGCCGAGGTGCTGCGCCGCCGCCTGGACTTCCTGAACGCGCCCACGAGCTTCTTCTACGACGGTGGCGAGCCGGTCCGCGCGGAGGAGACGGACGACCTGTTCCGGGCGGGGATGCTGCGGGTCGCGCGAGCCACCGGGACGGCGGAGCGCGCCTGGCTGACGGAGGCGATCGAGACGCTCGGTCAGCCCAGCCGGGCGCGCAGATAG
- a CDS encoding SRPBCC family protein: MAEHTSSSITIEAAPADVMGVIADFARYPDWTGEVKEAEVLATDAQGRAEQVRLVMDAGAIKDDQVLGYTWTGENEVSWTLVKSQMLRSLDGSYILKPVGSGSTEVTYLLTVDVKIPMLGMIKRKAEKVIIDRALAGLKKRVESGAK, from the coding sequence ATGGCGGAACACACCAGCTCGAGCATCACGATCGAGGCGGCACCGGCCGATGTCATGGGGGTGATCGCCGACTTCGCCCGCTACCCGGACTGGACCGGCGAGGTGAAGGAGGCGGAGGTCCTCGCCACCGACGCCCAGGGGCGTGCCGAACAGGTGCGGCTCGTCATGGACGCGGGGGCGATCAAGGACGACCAGGTCCTGGGATACACGTGGACCGGTGAGAACGAGGTCTCCTGGACGCTGGTGAAGTCCCAGATGCTGCGGTCCCTGGACGGGTCGTACATCCTGAAGCCGGTGGGCAGCGGGTCGACCGAGGTCACCTATCTGCTGACGGTCGACGTCAAGATCCCGATGCTGGGGATGATCAAGCGCAAGGCCGAGAAGGTCATCATCGACCGGGCGCTGGCCGGGTTGAAGAAGCGCGTGGAGTCGGGGGCGAAGTAG
- a CDS encoding DUF5304 domain-containing protein: protein MSEELPPSDAAGREAVDEVRATDADAWATACAEDLAAEKARRRAEYGQPAGSAAEELRKLVDAVTDKLSSIQSPLFGAVAGPAAQQVVHQVVQQAKAAVEPVIERNPDVFDHLAAAGTELLAAYRSAVQAQEQRWTQRTTDRKDPEKPRQDRGDDSGPGERIDLD, encoded by the coding sequence ATGAGCGAAGAGCTCCCCCCGTCAGACGCCGCCGGTCGCGAGGCTGTCGACGAGGTGCGGGCCACCGACGCCGACGCCTGGGCGACGGCGTGTGCCGAGGATCTCGCGGCGGAGAAGGCCCGCCGCCGCGCCGAGTACGGCCAGCCCGCGGGCTCGGCCGCCGAGGAGCTGCGCAAGCTCGTCGACGCCGTCACCGACAAGCTGTCCTCGATCCAGTCGCCCCTCTTCGGCGCGGTCGCGGGACCCGCCGCCCAGCAGGTGGTGCACCAGGTCGTCCAGCAGGCCAAGGCCGCCGTCGAGCCCGTCATCGAACGCAACCCGGACGTCTTCGACCACCTGGCCGCGGCGGGCACCGAACTGCTCGCCGCCTACCGCTCCGCCGTCCAGGCCCAGGAGCAGCGCTGGACCCAGCGGACCACCGATCGGAAGGACCCGGAAAAGCCCCGCCAGGACCGGGGCGACGACTCCGGCCCCGGGGAGCGCATCGACCTGGACTAG
- a CDS encoding glycosyltransferase family 87 protein: protein MDIAGARRSPAGLLVTWGLTRLLLLLFVLKVFVFPGPDVTSDVSVIYQGWYDVLRTGTFPLDDVTWQYPPAAALAILSPGLLPFLPYATAFFVLAFLADLVAFSLLLYAGLRPGRSLRGVWVWVVGVPLLGPTVYARYDVMVTAVAVAALLAGARHPRVMGVLVGFGAMLKVWPALLLVAVRGRSTWMATAVTAASLAALFSVSMPGAFAFLTFQADRGTEVESLGSLVFHVARQYGWDGQVLLNYGSVEFLGPWVNVVSTAALALTGLAFGWLLLWRLTATRFEAHTAADAAFVAVLMFTTTSRVISPQYMVWLVGLAAVCLCFRASRMGLPALIVLVASFVTVLEFPIYFGNVVASDGLGVTLLFLRNGLLLVATVLAAVQLWRSTTPPEAEAPLPTHTTLTTEETSVSP from the coding sequence GTGGACATTGCGGGTGCGAGGCGGTCTCCGGCCGGGCTGCTGGTGACCTGGGGCCTGACGCGGCTGCTGCTGCTCCTGTTCGTGCTCAAGGTGTTCGTCTTCCCCGGCCCGGACGTCACCAGCGACGTCTCCGTGATCTACCAGGGCTGGTACGACGTCCTGCGCACCGGAACGTTCCCGCTGGACGACGTCACCTGGCAGTACCCGCCGGCCGCCGCGCTCGCGATCCTCTCCCCCGGGCTGCTGCCCTTCCTCCCGTACGCGACGGCGTTCTTCGTCCTCGCCTTCCTCGCCGACCTGGTCGCCTTCTCGCTGCTGCTGTACGCGGGCCTGCGCCCCGGTCGCTCGCTGCGCGGTGTCTGGGTGTGGGTGGTGGGCGTGCCGCTGCTCGGGCCGACCGTGTACGCCCGCTACGACGTGATGGTCACCGCCGTCGCGGTGGCCGCGCTGCTCGCGGGCGCCCGGCACCCCCGCGTGATGGGCGTCCTCGTGGGCTTCGGGGCGATGCTCAAGGTGTGGCCGGCGCTGCTGCTGGTCGCGGTCCGCGGGCGGAGCACCTGGATGGCAACGGCGGTCACCGCGGCCAGCCTCGCGGCCCTGTTCTCGGTCTCCATGCCCGGCGCCTTCGCCTTCCTGACCTTCCAGGCCGACCGGGGCACCGAGGTGGAGTCGCTGGGCTCGCTCGTCTTCCATGTGGCCCGGCAGTACGGCTGGGACGGCCAGGTGCTGCTCAACTACGGTTCGGTCGAGTTCCTCGGCCCCTGGGTCAACGTCGTCAGCACGGCCGCCCTCGCCCTGACCGGTCTCGCGTTCGGCTGGCTGCTGCTGTGGCGGCTGACGGCCACCCGCTTCGAGGCGCACACCGCGGCCGACGCGGCCTTCGTGGCGGTGCTGATGTTCACCACGACCAGCCGGGTGATCAGCCCGCAGTACATGGTGTGGCTGGTCGGACTCGCGGCCGTCTGCCTGTGCTTCCGGGCGAGCCGGATGGGGCTGCCCGCCCTGATCGTGCTGGTCGCGTCCTTCGTGACGGTGCTGGAGTTCCCGATCTACTTCGGCAACGTCGTCGCCAGCGACGGCCTCGGCGTCACCCTCCTGTTCCTCCGCAACGGCCTGCTGCTCGTGGCGACCGTCCTAGCGGCCGTCCAACTGTGGCGCTCGACGACACCCCCCGAGGCCGAGGCACCCCTGCCCACCCACACCACACTCACCACCGAGGAAACCTCGGTCTCCCCCTGA
- a CDS encoding ArsA family ATPase — MRTLLITGPGGSGRTTVAAATALAAALSGVRTLVLSADRTDTLGAVLGTATGATPVQVREGLTAWRPDATAGFRDDLAAFQERAANVLDLLGASRLDAEEVTPLPGAEELTLLRALRDAALSERHELLVVDLPPTPQALALLALPEELRRYLRRLLPPERQAARALRPMLGRLAGVPMPSEWLYETAARWDTELAAVEAVVTDRNTVLRLVTEPGPAGADAVRSAGLALALRGLRPDVLVANRVLPEQAHDTWLAGLAAQQRKALEEWQETHDVRPVRHLGHDPRGTDDLAALTVPGVDDDATSAVEWSIADRLADDGVSRVFVWHIPLPGAIRDELDLIRRGDELVVTAGQFRRIVPLPSALRRCTVAGAALREGELCIRFAPDPDLWPETR, encoded by the coding sequence ATGCGCACCCTCCTGATCACCGGGCCTGGCGGTAGCGGTCGTACGACCGTCGCGGCCGCCACCGCTCTCGCCGCCGCCCTGTCCGGCGTGCGCACGCTCGTGCTGAGCGCCGATCGCACCGACACCCTCGGCGCGGTGCTCGGAACGGCGACCGGGGCGACGCCCGTGCAGGTCCGAGAGGGGCTCACCGCGTGGCGGCCCGACGCCACCGCCGGGTTCCGGGACGACCTCGCCGCCTTCCAGGAGCGTGCCGCCAACGTCCTCGACCTCCTCGGCGCTTCCCGGCTGGACGCCGAGGAGGTCACCCCCCTCCCCGGCGCCGAGGAACTGACCCTCCTGCGCGCCCTGCGCGACGCGGCCCTGTCCGAGCGGCACGAACTGCTCGTCGTGGACCTTCCGCCCACACCGCAGGCCCTCGCGCTGCTCGCCCTCCCCGAGGAACTCCGCCGCTATCTGCGCCGTCTCCTGCCGCCCGAGCGACAGGCGGCCCGTGCGCTGCGGCCCATGCTCGGACGGCTGGCCGGGGTGCCGATGCCCTCGGAGTGGCTGTACGAGACCGCCGCGCGGTGGGACACGGAGCTGGCCGCGGTCGAGGCGGTCGTCACGGACCGCAACACCGTCCTCCGGCTGGTCACCGAGCCCGGCCCGGCCGGCGCCGACGCCGTGCGCTCCGCCGGCCTCGCCCTCGCCCTGCGCGGGCTGCGCCCCGACGTCCTGGTGGCCAACCGGGTCCTGCCCGAGCAGGCGCACGACACCTGGCTCGCCGGTCTCGCCGCCCAGCAGCGCAAAGCGCTGGAGGAGTGGCAGGAGACCCACGACGTACGACCGGTCCGCCACCTCGGTCACGACCCGCGCGGCACCGACGACCTCGCCGCCCTCACCGTCCCCGGTGTCGACGACGACGCCACCTCCGCCGTCGAGTGGTCCATCGCCGACCGCCTCGCCGACGACGGCGTCAGCCGGGTCTTCGTCTGGCACATCCCGCTCCCCGGCGCGATACGCGACGAGCTCGACCTCATCCGGCGCGGCGACGAACTCGTGGTCACCGCCGGGCAGTTCCGCCGTATCGTGCCCCTTCCCTCGGCCCTGCGGCGCTGCACCGTCGCCGGCGCCGCCCTGCGCGAGGGGGAACTGTGCATCCGGTTCGCGCCGGATCCCGACCTCTGGCCGGAGACACGGTGA
- a CDS encoding metallophosphoesterase family protein, with translation MAPTPAGNRRTRVHVVSDVHGNARDLARAGEGADALICLGDLVLFLDYADHSRGIFPDLFGAENADRIVELRTARRFEEAREFGARLWAGIGTDRAAAIEQAVRKQYAEMFAAFPTPTYATYGNVDMPPLWAEYAGPGTTVLDGERVEIGGRVFGFVGGGLRTPMRTPYEISDEEYAAKIETVGEVDVLCTHIPPEVPELVYDTVARRFERGSRALLDAIRRTRPRYALFGHVHQPLVRRMRIGATECVNVGHFAGSGRPWALEW, from the coding sequence ATGGCACCCACACCGGCCGGTAACCGGAGGACACGCGTACATGTGGTCAGCGACGTACACGGCAACGCCCGTGACCTGGCCAGAGCCGGCGAGGGCGCGGACGCCCTGATCTGTCTGGGTGACCTGGTCCTCTTCCTCGACTACGCCGACCACTCGCGCGGCATCTTCCCCGACCTGTTCGGAGCGGAGAACGCCGACCGCATCGTGGAACTGCGCACCGCCCGCCGCTTCGAGGAGGCCCGCGAGTTCGGCGCCCGGCTGTGGGCCGGCATCGGCACCGACCGGGCGGCCGCGATCGAGCAGGCGGTACGCAAGCAGTACGCCGAGATGTTCGCGGCCTTCCCGACACCGACGTACGCCACCTACGGCAATGTCGACATGCCACCCCTGTGGGCCGAGTACGCCGGACCGGGCACCACCGTGCTGGACGGCGAGCGGGTGGAGATCGGAGGACGGGTGTTCGGATTCGTGGGCGGCGGCCTCAGGACTCCGATGCGCACGCCCTACGAGATCAGCGACGAGGAGTACGCGGCGAAGATCGAGACGGTCGGCGAGGTCGACGTGCTGTGCACGCACATCCCGCCCGAGGTGCCGGAGCTGGTCTACGACACCGTCGCGCGCCGCTTCGAGCGGGGCAGCCGGGCGCTGCTGGACGCGATCCGGCGCACCCGGCCCCGGTACGCCCTGTTCGGGCACGTCCATCAGCCGCTGGTGCGGCGGATGCGGATCGGGGCCACCGAGTGCGTCAACGTGGGGCACTTCGCGGGGAGCGGCAGGCCCTGGGCCCTGGAATGGTGA
- a CDS encoding glycosyltransferase family 4 protein → MHKTLIVTNDFPPRPGGIQAFLHNMALRLDPERLVVYASTWKRGREGAEATAAFDAEQPFTVVRDRTTMLLPTPAATRTAVALLREHGCTSVWFGAAAPLGLMAPALRRAGAERLVATTHGHEAGWAQLPAARQLLRRIGEGTDTITYLGEYTRSRIAGALTPAAAARMVQLPPGVDEKTFHPGSGGDAVRARLGLTDRPVVVCVSRLVPRKGQDTLILAMPRILAAEPEAVLLIVGGGPYEKELRRLAAETGVADSVRFTGAVPWSELPAHFGAGDVFAMPCRTRRGGLDVEGLGIVYLEASATGLPVVAGDSGGAPDAVLDGETGWVVRGGSVEEAAERVVVLLGDAELRSRMGARGREWVEEKWRWDLLAEKLKTLL, encoded by the coding sequence ATGCACAAGACCCTGATCGTGACGAACGACTTCCCGCCCAGGCCGGGCGGTATCCAGGCCTTCCTGCACAACATGGCGCTGCGGCTGGACCCGGAACGGCTCGTCGTCTACGCGTCCACCTGGAAGCGCGGCCGCGAGGGCGCCGAGGCTACGGCCGCCTTCGACGCCGAGCAGCCCTTCACCGTCGTACGCGACCGTACGACGATGCTCCTGCCGACGCCCGCGGCCACGCGTACGGCCGTCGCACTGCTGCGGGAGCACGGCTGTACGTCGGTGTGGTTCGGGGCGGCCGCGCCGCTCGGGCTGATGGCGCCCGCGCTCCGCAGGGCCGGGGCCGAGCGGCTGGTGGCCACGACCCACGGGCACGAGGCGGGGTGGGCCCAGCTGCCCGCCGCGCGGCAGCTGCTGCGCCGGATCGGTGAGGGCACGGACACGATCACCTACCTCGGCGAGTACACGCGGTCGCGGATCGCCGGGGCGCTGACGCCCGCGGCGGCCGCGCGGATGGTGCAGCTGCCGCCGGGGGTGGACGAGAAGACCTTCCATCCGGGGTCGGGGGGCGACGCGGTGCGGGCCCGGCTCGGGCTGACCGACCGGCCGGTGGTGGTGTGTGTCTCGCGGCTCGTGCCGCGCAAGGGGCAGGACACGCTGATCCTGGCGATGCCGCGGATCCTCGCCGCCGAGCCGGAGGCGGTGCTGCTGATCGTCGGCGGGGGGCCGTACGAGAAGGAGCTGCGCAGGCTCGCCGCGGAGACCGGGGTCGCCGACTCCGTCCGCTTCACCGGTGCGGTGCCCTGGTCCGAGCTGCCCGCGCACTTCGGTGCCGGGGACGTCTTCGCGATGCCCTGCCGGACCCGTCGGGGCGGCCTCGACGTCGAGGGGCTCGGGATCGTGTACCTGGAGGCGTCGGCGACGGGGCTGCCGGTGGTGGCGGGGGACTCGGGCGGCGCCCCGGACGCCGTACTGGACGGCGAGACCGGTTGGGTGGTGCGCGGCGGTTCGGTGGAGGAGGCGGCCGAGCGCGTCGTCGTACTCCTCGGGGACGCGGAACTGCGGAGCCGGATGGGGGCGCGGGGGCGAGAGTGGGTCGAGGAGAAGTGGCGCTGGGATCTGTTGGCGGAAAAGTTGAAGACGTTGCTATAG
- a CDS encoding MATE family efflux transporter has protein sequence MNSHRKQLIALAHPVYFALLAPVAAGIINTVWVSRLGGPAVAAVAVATNAENVLLGVALVFGSGTTVLVAHARGARDPGAVRAAVRGGWAVFWLITPLVAAGGFLLREPLARLVLGGGAALPLAVGYFAVSMPGIAVFFAQQLVDGILKGTGDTRTPMRLALLASGLILVCDPFLIHLYGVRGAAASTVLCRGVALGAGLVALRRNALLRTAAGPGVAFRRTLRTGLPMAADFTVRQGGALVLVAIVARLGVTAVAGYSIAYKVMYVATMGFYAVRQAASIHTAHVLGAGRDARRAIGRQAVLVSGGFALGAALLLALTAPWIMAAFGAGPGVAHDGALFLRCVGPYLLLMACFIALGGVFEGSGGAPVLLRVTLLGTTVQLPLAYGLSGLGLPGVCLALALSMTLQCTVAALLAARRQEAPEVVVARASV, from the coding sequence GTGAACAGTCACCGCAAGCAGCTCATCGCCCTCGCCCACCCCGTCTACTTCGCACTCCTCGCCCCCGTCGCCGCCGGGATCATCAACACCGTCTGGGTCTCCCGGCTCGGCGGCCCGGCCGTGGCCGCCGTCGCGGTGGCGACCAACGCCGAGAACGTGCTGCTCGGCGTCGCCCTGGTCTTCGGCTCCGGCACGACCGTGCTGGTCGCGCACGCCCGCGGCGCGCGGGATCCGGGGGCCGTGCGGGCGGCCGTGCGCGGGGGCTGGGCGGTGTTCTGGCTGATCACTCCGCTGGTGGCGGCGGGCGGGTTCCTGCTGCGGGAACCACTCGCCCGGCTGGTCCTCGGCGGGGGCGCGGCACTGCCCCTGGCGGTCGGGTACTTCGCGGTCTCGATGCCGGGCATCGCCGTGTTCTTCGCCCAGCAGCTGGTCGACGGGATCCTCAAGGGCACGGGGGACACGAGGACCCCGATGCGGCTGGCGCTGCTCGCGAGCGGGCTGATCCTGGTCTGCGACCCGTTCCTCATCCACCTCTACGGCGTCCGGGGAGCCGCCGCCTCGACGGTGCTGTGCCGGGGCGTGGCGCTGGGGGCGGGACTGGTGGCGCTGCGGCGGAACGCGCTGCTGCGCACCGCCGCCGGGCCCGGGGTGGCCTTCCGGAGGACCCTGCGCACGGGACTGCCCATGGCCGCCGACTTCACCGTGCGCCAGGGCGGGGCGCTGGTGCTGGTCGCGATCGTGGCGCGGCTGGGGGTGACGGCGGTGGCCGGGTACTCGATCGCCTACAAGGTCATGTACGTGGCCACTATGGGCTTCTACGCGGTACGCCAGGCCGCCTCCATCCACACCGCGCATGTGCTGGGCGCGGGCCGGGACGCGCGGCGGGCGATCGGGCGGCAGGCCGTGCTGGTCTCAGGAGGGTTCGCGCTGGGGGCCGCCCTGCTGCTGGCCCTGACCGCCCCCTGGATCATGGCCGCCTTCGGCGCCGGCCCCGGGGTCGCCCACGACGGAGCGCTCTTCCTGCGCTGCGTCGGCCCCTATCTGCTGCTGATGGCCTGCTTCATCGCGCTCGGCGGGGTCTTCGAGGGCAGCGGAGGGGCGCCGGTGCTGCTACGGGTGACGCTGCTCGGCACGACGGTCCAACTCCCGCTGGCGTACGGGCTGTCGGGTCTGGGCCTGCCCGGCGTATGCCTGGCGCTCGCACTCTCCATGACGCTGCAGTGCACGGTGGCCGCCCTGCTCGCGGCCCGGCGTCAGGAGGCGCCCGAGGTCGTGGTGGCGAGGGCTTCGGTCTGA
- a CDS encoding GMC oxidoreductase has protein sequence MAALQTAAAAGLTRIGLQSAQAVEPAAVDNAPAIVVGSGYGAAVAALRLGQAGIRTIMIEMGRLWNTPGSDGKVFCSTADPDQRSMWFRTRTEAPLATFLWLDVVNKDISLYPGVLDRVRFANMSVFVGRGVGGGSLVNGCMAVTPLKSYFAEQFPTVDADEMYGTYFPRANSMLGVNTVDPSWFESTEWYRFSRISRKHAQNTGLRTTFVPSTYDFAYMQKEAAGTATRSALAQEVIYGNNHGKKSLDKTYLAAALGTGNVTINTMERVRAVSRASDGRYVLTADRINDAGTVVETKQYSCTYLFLGGGSLGTTELLVRARDTGTLPALDASVGAGWGPNGNTMLGRANHLWDTVGANQSTMPVMGIDDWANTANPVFAEIAPLPTGLEHWVSLYLAITKNPQRATFTYNSATGGVNLGWTAAQSAVSSAMAKKLFDRINSANTTIYRTDLFGSTNRTFADDFTYHPLGGCVLGKATDNYGRVKGYSKLYVTDGSLVPGSIGVNPFVTITALAERTMARILVEDTAP, from the coding sequence ATGGCCGCCCTCCAGACGGCCGCCGCCGCAGGTCTCACCCGCATCGGTCTCCAGTCGGCACAGGCCGTAGAACCGGCCGCCGTCGACAACGCCCCCGCCATCGTGGTCGGTTCGGGCTACGGCGCCGCCGTGGCCGCCCTCCGCCTCGGCCAGGCGGGCATCCGTACGATCATGATCGAGATGGGCCGGCTCTGGAACACCCCCGGCTCCGACGGCAAGGTCTTCTGCTCCACCGCCGACCCGGACCAGCGCTCCATGTGGTTCCGCACCCGCACCGAGGCGCCGCTGGCCACCTTCCTGTGGCTGGACGTCGTCAACAAGGACATCAGCCTTTACCCGGGCGTCCTGGACCGGGTGCGTTTCGCCAACATGTCCGTGTTCGTGGGACGAGGTGTCGGCGGCGGCTCCCTGGTGAACGGCTGCATGGCGGTGACCCCGCTGAAGTCGTACTTCGCCGAGCAGTTCCCCACCGTCGACGCCGACGAGATGTACGGCACCTACTTCCCGCGCGCCAACTCCATGCTCGGCGTCAACACCGTCGACCCCTCGTGGTTCGAGTCGACGGAGTGGTACCGGTTCTCGCGCATCTCCCGCAAACACGCCCAGAACACCGGCCTGAGGACCACCTTCGTGCCCAGCACCTACGACTTCGCCTACATGCAGAAGGAGGCCGCCGGCACGGCGACCAGGTCGGCTCTCGCGCAGGAGGTCATCTACGGCAACAACCACGGCAAGAAGAGCCTCGACAAGACGTACCTCGCCGCCGCGCTCGGCACCGGCAACGTCACCATCAACACGATGGAACGCGTCAGGGCCGTCAGCCGGGCGAGCGACGGGAGATACGTGCTGACCGCCGACCGCATCAACGACGCCGGCACGGTCGTCGAGACCAAGCAGTACAGCTGCACGTACCTCTTCCTCGGCGGCGGCAGCCTCGGCACCACCGAACTCCTCGTCCGGGCCCGGGACACGGGCACCCTGCCCGCCCTGGACGCGAGCGTCGGCGCCGGGTGGGGACCGAACGGCAACACCATGCTCGGCCGGGCCAACCACCTGTGGGACACCGTCGGGGCGAACCAGTCGACCATGCCGGTCATGGGCATCGACGACTGGGCGAACACCGCCAACCCCGTCTTCGCGGAGATCGCTCCTTTACCCACGGGACTGGAGCACTGGGTCAGCCTCTATCTGGCGATCACCAAGAACCCGCAGCGCGCGACGTTCACGTACAACAGCGCCACGGGCGGCGTGAACCTCGGCTGGACCGCCGCGCAGAGCGCCGTGTCCTCGGCCATGGCCAAGAAGCTCTTCGACCGGATCAACTCCGCGAACACCACGATCTACCGGACCGACCTGTTCGGCTCGACCAACCGGACCTTCGCCGACGACTTCACCTACCACCCGCTGGGCGGCTGCGTGCTGGGGAAGGCGACCGACAACTACGGGAGGGTGAAGGGGTATTCGAAGCTGTACGTCACCGACGGCTCGCTCGTGCCCGGATCGATCGGGGTGAACCCGTTCGTGACGATCACGGCGCTCGCCGAACGGACGATGGCGCGGATCCTCGTGGAGGACACCGCGCCATGA
- a CDS encoding AMP-dependent synthetase/ligase: MREFSLPALYEVPADGNLTDIVRRNAAQHPDVAVIARKVGGVWQDVTATTFLAEVHAAAKGLIASGVQPGDRVGLMSRTRYEWTLLDFAIWCAGAITVPVYETSSAEQVQWILSDSGATAVVVELDTHVAAVDSVRDGLPALKHVWQIEAGGVEELGRLGKDVSDAAVEERSSLAKADDPATIVYTSGTTGRPKGCVLTHRSFFAECGNIVERLRPLFRTGECSVLLFLPLAHVFGRLVQIAPMMAPIKLGTVPDIKDLTNELASFRPTLILGVPRVFEKVYNSARAKAQADGKGKIFDKAADTAIAYSKALDTPSGPSLGLKIKHKTFDKLVYSKLRAVLGGKGEFAISGGAPLGERLGHFFRGIGFTVLEGYGLTESCAATAFNPWDRQKIGTVGQPLPGSVIRIADDGEVLLHGEHLFTGYWNNPGATEEALADGWFHTGDIGTLDEDGYLRITGRKKEIIVTAGGKNVAPAVIEDRIRAHALVAECMVVGDGRPFVGALITIDEEFLGRWAAEHGKPAGVTAASLVDDPDLNAAIQAAIDDGNAAVSKAESVRKFRILSSQFTEDSGHLTPSLKLKRNVVAKDYADEVEAIYQK; this comes from the coding sequence TTGCGCGAGTTCAGCCTTCCGGCTTTGTACGAGGTCCCTGCGGACGGCAACCTCACGGACATCGTCCGTAGAAACGCCGCGCAGCATCCCGACGTGGCCGTGATCGCCCGCAAGGTGGGCGGTGTCTGGCAGGACGTGACCGCCACGACCTTCCTGGCCGAGGTCCACGCCGCCGCCAAGGGGCTCATCGCCTCCGGTGTCCAGCCGGGCGACCGGGTCGGCCTGATGTCGCGCACCCGCTACGAGTGGACGCTGCTCGACTTCGCGATCTGGTGCGCGGGCGCGATCACCGTGCCGGTGTACGAGACCAGTTCGGCGGAGCAGGTCCAGTGGATCCTCTCCGACTCGGGCGCCACCGCCGTCGTCGTCGAGCTGGACACCCACGTGGCCGCCGTCGATTCGGTGCGCGACGGGCTGCCCGCCCTCAAGCACGTCTGGCAGATCGAGGCCGGGGGCGTGGAGGAGCTGGGCCGGCTCGGCAAGGACGTCAGCGACGCCGCCGTCGAGGAGCGCAGCTCGCTCGCCAAGGCCGACGACCCGGCGACCATCGTCTACACGTCCGGCACCACCGGCCGCCCCAAGGGCTGCGTGCTGACCCACCGCAGCTTCTTCGCGGAGTGCGGGAACATCGTGGAGCGCCTGCGCCCGCTCTTCCGCACCGGCGAGTGCTCCGTCCTGCTCTTCCTGCCGCTCGCGCACGTCTTCGGCCGGCTCGTGCAGATCGCCCCGATGATGGCGCCGATCAAGCTGGGGACCGTCCCGGACATCAAGGACCTCACCAACGAGCTGGCCTCCTTCCGGCCGACCCTGATCCTCGGTGTCCCGCGCGTCTTCGAGAAGGTCTACAACTCGGCCCGGGCCAAGGCGCAGGCGGACGGCAAGGGCAAGATCTTCGACAAGGCCGCCGACACCGCGATCGCGTACAGCAAGGCGCTGGACACCCCCTCGGGCCCGTCGCTGGGTCTGAAGATCAAGCACAAGACCTTCGACAAGCTGGTCTACAGCAAGCTGCGCGCGGTCCTGGGCGGCAAGGGCGAGTTCGCCATCTCCGGCGGTGCCCCGCTCGGTGAGCGCCTCGGTCACTTCTTCCGCGGCATCGGCTTCACGGTCCTGGAGGGCTACGGCCTGACCGAGTCCTGCGCGGCCACCGCCTTCAACCCGTGGGACCGCCAGAAGATCGGCACGGTCGGCCAGCCGCTGCCCGGTTCGGTGATCCGGATCGCCGACGACGGCGAGGTCCTGCTGCACGGCGAGCACCTGTTCACGGGCTACTGGAACAACCCGGGCGCGACCGAGGAGGCGCTGGCCGACGGCTGGTTCCACACCGGTGACATCGGCACCCTCGACGAGGACGGCTACCTCCGGATCACCGGCCGCAAGAAGGAGATCATCGTCACCGCGGGCGGCAAGAACGTCGCGCCGGCCGTGATCGAGGACCGCATCCGCGCGCACGCGCTGGTCGCGGAGTGCATGGTGGTGGGCGACGGGCGGCCGTTCGTGGGCGCGCTGATCACCATCGACGAGGAGTTCCTGGGCCGCTGGGCGGCCGAGCACGGCAAGCCGGCGGGTGTCACCGCGGCGTCGCTGGTCGACGACCCGGATCTGAACGCGGCGATCCAGGCCGCGATCGACGACGGCAACGCCGCGGTGTCGAAGGCGGAATCGGTGCGGAAGTTCCGCATTCTCTCCTCCCAGTTCACGGAGGACTCGGGCCACCTGACGCCGTCCCTGAAGCTCAAGCGCAACGTGGTGGCGAAGGATTACGCGGACGAGGTCGAGGCGATCTACCAGAAGTAG